The proteins below are encoded in one region of Phaseolus vulgaris cultivar G19833 chromosome 1, P. vulgaris v2.0, whole genome shotgun sequence:
- the LOC137815011 gene encoding large ribosomal subunit protein eL37x has protein sequence MGKGTGSFGKRRNKTHTLCVRCGRRSFHLQKSRCSACAFPAARTRKYNWSVKAIRRKTTGTGRMRYLRHVPRRFKSGFREGTEAAPRKRGAASTA, from the exons ATG GGGAAAGGTACAGGGAGTTTCGGTAAGAGGAGGAACAAGACTCACACGCTCTGTGTGAGGTGTGGTCGTCGCAGCTTCCACCTTCAGAAGAGTCGGTGTTCTGCGTGTGCTTTCCCCGCTGCGCGCACAAGAAAAT ATAACTGGAGCGTGAAGGCCATTAGGAGAAAGACAACCGGAACAGGAAGGATGAGGTACCTTCGTCACGTGCCTCGCAGATTCAAGAGCGGCTTCAGAGAGG GCACGGAGGCAGCACCAAGGAAGAGGGGAGCAGCTTCCACTGCCTAA